GCCGCGATGGCGGCGAGGGTGGCGGTGTTGGCGGTGGGTGGCAGGCGCAGGCCGCGCCCGTGAGCCCCGGCGGCGACCTGCCCGTGGACACCAGCGACCTTTCCGCACCGGCCCCGGATCCCGCCGGGGACGACGACATCCCGTTCTAGGAACTCACTGATGCAGGCGATCCTCATCGAAGACGTCAAGGGCCTCGGCCACGCCGGGTCCGTGGTCAACGTGGCGCGTGGCTACATGCGCAACTACCTCGAGCCCCGCGGGCTGGCCGAGTCGGCCACCCCGGCGCGCATCGCCGAGGTGCAGCGCACCCATGAGCAGCGCGCGGCCGCCCGCGAGAAGAAGCTCGCGGAGGACCGCGAGCTGGTCGACCTGCTCGGCCGCACGATCCTCACGCTCAAGGCCAAGGCCGGGGGCGACGGCCGCCTGTTCGGGTCCATCACCTCGGGTGACGTCTCCGACGCCATCTTCGAGGCGCGCGATGTGCGCATCGACCGGCGCCACATCACGGTCGACCCGCCCATCCGCACCACGGGCACCTACGAGGTTCCGGTCGACCTCGGCGAGGCCGGCGTGGCGGAGGTCAAGACGATCGTCTCCCCGCTGCTCGACGAATGAGCTCTGAGGCCGGAGCGGTCGCCCGCCGTCAGGCGGCGCCTCCCGCACCGGTTGGCGGCGGGCACATTCCCCCGCCCCAGAACGTCGAGGCCGAAGAGCTGCTGCTGGCCTCGCTCATCGATGGCTCGCAGAACAACATCGCCGAGGCCATGGCGCTCGTCTCGCACGAGGACTTCTACCGCGAGGGCCACCGGCGCATCTTCACTGCAATCACCGAGCTCTTCGGCGTGTGCGAGCCCATCGAGCCCATCACGGTGATCGAGCAGCTCACCAAGACGGGCGACCTCGACATGGCGGGCGGGCGCGACGCCGTGCTCGACCTCATGACCACGCCCTACATCGCGGCGTCGTACCGCTCGTACGCCGAGATCGTCCGCGACACCGCCACCCAGCGGCGGCTGCTGCAGGTGGGCCAGGAGATCGAGGTGCTGGTGGCCGAGCGCGAGGGCGAGACCACCGACATGGTGCAGCGCGCCGAGGACCTCATCTACGACCTCTCGCAGAAGCGCACGCGCGGCGACTTCGTGGGCACCGACGCCCTGGTCATGAGCAGCATGGAGCGCCTGGTGGCCGCCAGCGAGCACGGCTCCGAAGTCACGGGTCTCCCCACCGGCTTCGAGGACCTCGACCGCCTCACCGGCGGGTTCCGGGCGTCGAACCTCATCGTCATCGCCGCGCGGCCCTCCATGGGCAAGACGGCCCTGGCGCTGTGCATGGCCGAGCACGTGGCCCTCACCGAGGAGCAGACCGTCGCCATCTTCAGCCTCGAGATGAGCGGCGAGGAGCTCACCCAGCGCATGCTGTGCTCGGTGGCCATGGTGGATGCCTCGCGCATGCGCAGCGGGCGGCTGTCGGCCGACGACTGGCCGCGGGTGAGCCAGGCCGCCGACCGGCTGTCGAAGGCGCCGATCTTCATCGACGACTCCGAGGGCATGACCGTCACCGAGATGCGCACCAAGGCCCGCCGCCTCAAGGCGCGCGAGGGCCTGGGCCTGGTGGTGGTCGACTACATCCAGCTCATGGAGGGCTCTCCCCTCCTGCGCCGGCGCGATGAGAACCGCGTGCAGGAGATCTCGGCCATCTCGCGTGGCCTCAAGATGATGGCCCGCGACCTGGACGTGCCCATCATCGTGGTGTCGCAGCTCAACCGATCGCCCGACGCCCGCACCGACAAGCGCCCCTTGCTCTCCGACCTTCGCGAGTCGGGCGCCATCGAGCAGGACGCCGACATGGTGCTGCTCATCTACCGCGACGACTACTACGAGACCGATAGCGAGAGCAAGGGCATCGCCGAGGTCAACGTGGCCAAGCACCGAAACGGTCCCACCGACCGCGTGAAGCTCGCCTTCATGGGCACGTACGCCAAGTTCGGCAGCCTGGCGTCAGACCACGACGGGCGGTAGGCGGGGGACTATCATCCCCGAAGGTCTCGGCCCGCGTTTCCGCGGGTCGCGTCATGCAGGGACACGACAGGCGAAGGACGCGCATGCCGGCGACGGTGGTGATCGGCGCCCAGTGGGGCGATGAGGGCAAGGGCAAGGTGGTGGACCTGCTCGCCGAGCGCAGCGACGTGGTCGCGCGCTACCAGGGCGGCAACAACGCGGGGCACACGATCGTGGCCGGCGACCAGAGCTACGCGCTGCACCTGATCCCCAGCGGAATCCTCTACCCCGACACGCTGTGCATCATCGGCAACGGGGTGGTGGTGGATCCCTTCGTGCTCGTCAAGGAACTCGACCAGCTCGAGAATCGCAGCGTGGACACCTCGAACCTGCGCATCTCGGGCGCCGCGCACCTGATCATGCCGTACCACGTGCAGCTGGACACCCAGAGCGAGATCCGCCTGGGCAAGCTCTCCATCGGCACCACGCGGCGCGGCATCGGGCCCGCGTACATGGACAAGGCCGCGCGCATAGGAATCCGCGTGCAGGATCTTCTCGACCCCAGCATCCTGCGCCGCAAGGTGGCGATCGCGCTGGAGTGGAAGAACGAGACGCTCGAGAAGATCTACGGCGAGCCGCCGCTCGATGCCGATGCCGTGGTGGACGAGGTGCTGGCCGTGGCGCCGCGCATCCAGCCGTACATCGCCGACACCTCGCTGATCCTCGACACCGCGATACGCGATGGCCAGACGGTGCTGTTCGAGGGGGCGCAAGGCACGCTGCTCGACATCGACCACGGCACCTATCCGTTCGTGACCAGCAGCAACCCCACGGCCGGCGCGGCCTGCACCGGAACCGGCGTGGGCCCCACGCGCATCGACCATGTGCTGGGCATCACCAAGGCCTACACCACCCGCGTGGGCGAGGGGCCCTTCCCCACAGAGATCGACGACGCCGCAGCTCGGCACATGGCCGAGGTGGGCCACGAGGTCGGCACCACCACGGGCCGGGCCCGCCGCTGCGGCTGGCTCGACCTGGTGGCGCTGCGCTACGCGGTGCGGGTGAGCGGCATGACGCAGCTCGGGCTCACCAAGCTCGACGTGCTCTCGGGGCTCTCCGAGGTGAAGCTCTGCACGGCCTACACCAAGCCGGACGGCACCGAGACCGCCGACTTCCCCTGGCACCAGAGCGACTTCCACGGGTGCACCCCGGTGTACGAGGCGCTCGAGGGCTGGGACGACGACATCGTGGGTGTCACCAGCCTCGACGACCTACCGCCGCGGGCCAAGGCCTACGTGGAGCGCATCGCCCAGTTCACGGGCGTGCCGATCACCCTCATCGGCACCGGCCAGGGCCGGCACGAGGTGATCGACGCCGTTGAACTTTAGGCGGCGACGCTAGAGGTAGGCGGCCAGCAGGCCGATGGACCACGCGAGGGCGGAGAGCCCACCGGCCCAGCACGAGAACGCCATCGGGTGGTAGCGGCCCTCCTTGCGCAGCCAGAAGAAGTGCGCGCCGGAGATGAGGAACGCCCCGAGGCCCACCCAGAATGCCGGCCAGGGGTTGTCGCCGGTCACCGAGTAGACGATGAGCACGATGTACGCCGCAGCGTTCAGCGCCCAGATCGCATACACCGAGTCGGGCGGGGATCCGTAATTCTTCTCAGAGGAACTCATGGGCGTGATCGTACGCGCGGTTCCGGCGTATGCGCCCGGAGCCATGGGTTACCGGTGCCTCGGGCGTGAGGGCCTGGGGCGCTACGGCCTAAGGCGCCGGCCGGTGCGGAACATGCGCACGGCCCAGAGCGTGACGATCACCGCCACGCCGGCGGCCACCAGCACCGAGAGCCCCACGGCGCTCTCGTGCAGGCCGGTCACGCCCGCGCGCTCGGCGTCCACCAGATAGTAGATCGGGTCGAACATGGTGAGGGTGCGCCAAGGCTCGGAGAGGGTCTCGACGCTGTAGAACACCCCGCCGAGCAGGGCGAGCGGCGTGATGATGAGCGCGGCGATGAATGCCTGCTGGTCGAAGGAGTCGGCCCAGATGCCGGTGATCACGCCCAGGGCGCTGAAGATGATGCCGGTGAGCACCAACACCACCGCCGCCAGCGCCCAGTTGTCCACTCCCGGGATGAACGGCAGGGCGCAGGCGCCCACGATGGCCGCGGTGATCCACCCCCGATAGAGCCCGCCCACCATGTACGAGAACACCACCTCGGCGCTGCGAAGCGGTGAGGAGAGCACATCGTCGATATAGCCCTCGTTGCGTGCCTGGTAGAGGCTGGTTGACGCGTTGGCAAATGCCTGCCCTGACACGGTGGTCACCAACAGGCCGGGCAGGATGAACCACAGGTACTGGATGCCGGACACCTGTCGCAGCTCACCGCCGAGCGCCCCGCCGAACACCGCCATGAACAGCACCGCGGTGACCACCGGCGGCAGGATCGTCTGCGTCCAGAGCTTGGTGACCCGCCGCACCTCCCTGCCCGACAGCGCCACCGTGCCCCGCCGCGACGCCGCGCGAAGCCGGGCCTCCCCGAGCCGTGCGTCGAGGCCGTCGGGGGAATCGGTGACAGTCACCGAGGCGGAGTGGTGACTGTCACCGGTCACGGCACCACCTCTGCCCCGGCACCACGCATCACCCGCAAATACGCATCTTCCAGGCGCGGGCCGCCGAAGCGGTTGACGATCTCGGTGACTGTCCCCTCCGCCACGATACGGCCCTCGCGGATCATCGAGATGCGGTCGCAGAGCGCCTCGGCCTCTTCGAGGTAGTGCGTGGTGAGCAGGATCGACGTGCGCTGCTCGTCGCGCAGGCGGGCCAGGTACTTCCAGAGGTCGCGGCGAAGCTCCAGGTCCACCCCGGCGGTGGGCTCATCGAGTATCGCCAGTCGGGGCCGGTGCACCAGCGCGCGGGCGATGAGCAGCCGGCGGCGCATGCCGCCCGAGAGCCGATGGGGCCGCGTGCCGGCCTTGCCCGTGAGGTCGAAGGCCTCGAGCAGCTCATCGGCCCGGGCCACGGCATCGGTCTTCCGCATGCCGAAGTACCGGCCGTGGTAGGACAGCACCTCGCGCGCGGTGAGGAAGCGGTCGAGGTGGACCTCCTGCGGGGCGAGCCCCACGAGGGTGCGTGCGCGGCGCGGGTCGGCCACGGCGTCGTGCCCGAACACCCGCACGTGCCCCTCCGGCCCGCGCACCAGCCCGGTGATGATGCCGATGAGGGTGCTCTTGCCCGAACCGTTAGGGCCCAGCAGGCCGTGGAATCCGCCGTCGGGAACGCACAGCGACAGGCCCGCGAGGGCCTTCGTGCCGTCGTCGTAGACCTTGTCAAGATCGGTGATGTCGAGGGCGTCCACGGCGCGCAACCGTAGCGGTCGACCACCATTGGTAGGGTGGCTGCCGTGGCGCGAAGGGCACTTGTGGTGGGCAGCGGGGGACGCGAGCACGCGCTGGTGCGCGCGCTCGGCGGCAGCGGCTGGACGGTGTTCGCCGCGCCGGGCAACCCGGGAATCGCCGCCGACGCCGACGTGCGGCCCATCCCCGCGAGCGATCACGCCGCGCTCGTTGCGCTGGCAAAGGACGAGGCCATCGACCTGGTGGTGATCGGGCCGGAGGCGCCGCTGGTGGCGGGGCTGGCCGACGACCTGCGCGCCGCCGGCACGGCGGTGCTGGGGCCGTCGCAGGCCGCCGCGCAGCTGGAGGGCAGCAAGGCCTTCGCCAAGGAGATCATGCTGGCGGCGGGCGTGCCGACCGGACGCAGCGAGACCGTCACCAGCGTGGATGGCGGCATGAAGGCCGTGGCCGACTTCGGGCTGCCGGTGGCCATCAAGGCCGATGGCCTGGCCGCCGGCAAGGGCGTGGTCATCGCGCACAGCGATGCCGAGGCCCGCGAGGCGCTCCAGTCGATGCTCGACGACGGCGTGTTCGGCGACGCCGGCCGCACCGTGGTGGTGGAGGAGGGGCTCACGGGCCCCGAGGTGTCGCTGCTGGCGATCAGCGACGGCACCGCCGTGGCCCGCTTCCCGGCCGCCCGCGACTACAAGCCCATCGGCGAGGGCAACACCGGGCCCAACACCGGCGGCATGGGGTCGGTATCCCCCGTGCCCGACATCCCCGACACCTTGGCCGACCAACTGGTGGACGAGGTGCACCGCCCGGTGATCGCCGAGATGGCGCGCCGGGGCATCCCGTTCAGCGGGGTGCTCTACGCCGGCATCATGATGACCCCGGGCGGGCCCAAGGTGCTGGAGTTCAACGTGCGCTTCGGCGACCCCGAGACCCAGGCGCTGCTGCCCCGGGTGGGCGGCGAGCTGGGCGAGATCCTGCTCTCCGCCGCCAGCGGCGGGCTGGCCGACCAGCCGGTGCCCATGACGCCCGAGGCATCGGTGGCCGTAGTGCTCGCGGCGGCCAACTACCCGGGCGACCCGCGCACGGGCGACGTGATCACCGGCATCGACCAGGCGCAGGCCACGGGCGCCGAGGTGTTCCAGGCCGGCACGGCGCTGAATGCCGAGGGCGAGCTGGTGACGGGCGGCGGCCGCGTACTGGCCGTGCAGGCACTGGGCGATACCGTGGAGGACGCCCGCCAGGCCGCCTATGCCGCCGCCGACCTCGTCCACTTCGACGGCATGCAGATGCGGCGCGACATCGCCGCGGGGATGGATACCTAGCCTCCGCAACCCCGTCGCGCATCTGCGATGCGAAATGCGTGGCCCTATTGACGCATCGCGCGCTCCCCGCGTGCATGCAGCCGACCTACGGTCGTGCGCATGCCGAGGACCTACGGAAGGGTCCGCCAGGCGCTGAGGGACGCCGGATGGAGAGTGGTTCGCCAGAAGGGATCGCACCGGTTCCGGGTGAGCCCCGACGGCACGCGCGCGGTGTCCGTCGCGGGCAAGGACTCCGATACCATGGTTGCGGGAACGTTGGCCTCAACCCGTCGCCGGACGGGCCTGGAGGATCTCAGGTGAACAGCTATCTCGTTGTCTGTGAGCGCGCGGAGGACGGCGGTTGGGGCGCGTTCCTGCCCGACATCGATGGCGTCGTCGCACTCGGTCGCACCCGGGAAGAGGTTGAGGACGGGATGCACGTGGCGCTGGGCGCGTACCTTGACTGGCTGAAGGAACGCGGAGAGACGGCGCCGGCGCCGAGCAGTTGCGAAGTGGGCTTCATCGCCGCATAGCGACGGGGAACCCCATTGGTAGGGTCACCACCGTCTCCGCTACCCGATTGGACGCATGATCCCGAGGTATTCGCGGCCCGAGATGGCCGCCATCTGGACCGACGAGGCCAAGCTGCAGCGCTGGCTCGACGTGGAACTCGCGGTGTGCCGCGCCTGGGCGCGCCGGGGGGTCATTCCCGCAGAGGACCTGGCCGAGATCGAGTCCAAGGCGGCGTTCAGCGTGGAACGCACGCTGGAGATCGAGAAGACCACCAACCACGACGTGGTGGCCTTCCTCACCAACGTGAACGAGAACATCGGCCCGGCGTCGCGGTGGATCCACTACGGCATGACCAGCAGCGACGTGCTCGACACCGGGCTGGCGCTGGCCATGGTGCGGAGCGGCCGGATAATCGTGAAGGGGCAGGCGGCGCTCACCCAGGCCCTGAAGGCCCGGGCGCTCGAGCATCGCGACACCCTGTGCGTGGGCCGCACCCACGGGGTGCACGCCGAGCCCACCACGTTCGGGCTGCGTCTGGCGGGCTTCGCGCTCGAGAGCCGGCGCAACGAGGAGCGGCTGCGTCGGGCGCATGAGCAGATCGCCTTCGGCAAGCTGAGCGGCGCGGTGGGGACCTACGCCATGCTCGAGCCCGGCGTGGAGGCCGAGGTCATGCTCGAGCTCGGGCTGCAGTGCGAGCCCGTGGCCACCCAGGTGATCCCCCGCGACCGCCACGCCGAGGTGGTGGCCGCCATGGCCATCGCCGCCAGCGGGCTGGAGCGCCTGGCAGTGGAGATCCGCCACCTGCAGCGCACCGAGGTGCGCGAGGCCGAGGAGGCCTTCGGCGAGGGGCAGAAGGGCTCGTCGGCCATGCCGCACAAGCGCAACCCCATCACGGCCGAGCGCATCACGGGCCTGGCGCGCGTGATCCGCGCCAACTCGCTGCCGGCCATGGAGGATGTGGCCCTGTGGCACGAGCGCGACATCTCGCACTCGTCCGTCGAGCGCGTGATCCTCCCCGACTCCTACACGCTGCTCGACTACCTGCTGGCCACCAGCGCGAAGCTGATCGATGGGCTGGTCATCCGCCCCGACCGCATGCAGCAGGTGCTCGACTCGAGCCATGGCCTGGTGTTCAGCCAGCGCGTGCTGCTGGGGCTGGTGGAGGAGGGCCTCACGCGGGAAGAGGCCTACGCCGCCGTGCAGCGCAACGCCATGACCGCC
The sequence above is drawn from the Actinomycetota bacterium genome and encodes:
- the dnaB gene encoding replicative DNA helicase; the encoded protein is MSSEAGAVARRQAAPPAPVGGGHIPPPQNVEAEELLLASLIDGSQNNIAEAMALVSHEDFYREGHRRIFTAITELFGVCEPIEPITVIEQLTKTGDLDMAGGRDAVLDLMTTPYIAASYRSYAEIVRDTATQRRLLQVGQEIEVLVAEREGETTDMVQRAEDLIYDLSQKRTRGDFVGTDALVMSSMERLVAASEHGSEVTGLPTGFEDLDRLTGGFRASNLIVIAARPSMGKTALALCMAEHVALTEEQTVAIFSLEMSGEELTQRMLCSVAMVDASRMRSGRLSADDWPRVSQAADRLSKAPIFIDDSEGMTVTEMRTKARRLKAREGLGLVVVDYIQLMEGSPLLRRRDENRVQEISAISRGLKMMARDLDVPIIVVSQLNRSPDARTDKRPLLSDLRESGAIEQDADMVLLIYRDDYYETDSESKGIAEVNVAKHRNGPTDRVKLAFMGTYAKFGSLASDHDGR
- a CDS encoding ABC transporter ATP-binding protein, with the translated sequence MRAVDALDITDLDKVYDDGTKALAGLSLCVPDGGFHGLLGPNGSGKSTLIGIITGLVRGPEGHVRVFGHDAVADPRRARTLVGLAPQEVHLDRFLTAREVLSYHGRYFGMRKTDAVARADELLEAFDLTGKAGTRPHRLSGGMRRRLLIARALVHRPRLAILDEPTAGVDLELRRDLWKYLARLRDEQRTSILLTTHYLEEAEALCDRISMIREGRIVAEGTVTEIVNRFGGPRLEDAYLRVMRGAGAEVVP
- a CDS encoding type II toxin-antitoxin system HicB family antitoxin, which codes for MNSYLVVCERAEDGGWGAFLPDIDGVVALGRTREEVEDGMHVALGAYLDWLKERGETAPAPSSCEVGFIAA
- a CDS encoding addiction module toxin, HicA family; the protein is MPRTYGRVRQALRDAGWRVVRQKGSHRFRVSPDGTRAVSVAGKDSDTMVAGTLASTRRRTGLEDLR
- a CDS encoding ABC transporter yields the protein MRPHLDDPRGPYRGGGDSHRDRQPLRRPAPGRCVFAGDAWCRGRGGAVTGDSHHSASVTVTDSPDGLDARLGEARLRAASRRGTVALSGREVRRVTKLWTQTILPPVVTAVLFMAVFGGALGGELRQVSGIQYLWFILPGLLVTTVSGQAFANASTSLYQARNEGYIDDVLSSPLRSAEVVFSYMVGGLYRGWITAAIVGACALPFIPGVDNWALAAVVLVLTGIIFSALGVITGIWADSFDQQAFIAALIITPLALLGGVFYSVETLSEPWRTLTMFDPIYYLVDAERAGVTGLHESAVGLSVLVAAGVAVIVTLWAVRMFRTGRRLRP
- a CDS encoding adenylosuccinate synthase gives rise to the protein MPATVVIGAQWGDEGKGKVVDLLAERSDVVARYQGGNNAGHTIVAGDQSYALHLIPSGILYPDTLCIIGNGVVVDPFVLVKELDQLENRSVDTSNLRISGAAHLIMPYHVQLDTQSEIRLGKLSIGTTRRGIGPAYMDKAARIGIRVQDLLDPSILRRKVAIALEWKNETLEKIYGEPPLDADAVVDEVLAVAPRIQPYIADTSLILDTAIRDGQTVLFEGAQGTLLDIDHGTYPFVTSSNPTAGAACTGTGVGPTRIDHVLGITKAYTTRVGEGPFPTEIDDAAARHMAEVGHEVGTTTGRARRCGWLDLVALRYAVRVSGMTQLGLTKLDVLSGLSEVKLCTAYTKPDGTETADFPWHQSDFHGCTPVYEALEGWDDDIVGVTSLDDLPPRAKAYVERIAQFTGVPITLIGTGQGRHEVIDAVEL
- a CDS encoding adenylosuccinate lyase, whose product is MIPRYSRPEMAAIWTDEAKLQRWLDVELAVCRAWARRGVIPAEDLAEIESKAAFSVERTLEIEKTTNHDVVAFLTNVNENIGPASRWIHYGMTSSDVLDTGLALAMVRSGRIIVKGQAALTQALKARALEHRDTLCVGRTHGVHAEPTTFGLRLAGFALESRRNEERLRRAHEQIAFGKLSGAVGTYAMLEPGVEAEVMLELGLQCEPVATQVIPRDRHAEVVAAMAIAASGLERLAVEIRHLQRTEVREAEEAFGEGQKGSSAMPHKRNPITAERITGLARVIRANSLPAMEDVALWHERDISHSSVERVILPDSYTLLDYLLATSAKLIDGLVIRPDRMQQVLDSSHGLVFSQRVLLGLVEEGLTREEAYAAVQRNAMTAWDTGQSLKDLLANDPDVQGTIDPSRLDAMFDPSHHLRHVDEVFERVEAL
- the purD gene encoding phosphoribosylamine--glycine ligase, which translates into the protein MARRALVVGSGGREHALVRALGGSGWTVFAAPGNPGIAADADVRPIPASDHAALVALAKDEAIDLVVIGPEAPLVAGLADDLRAAGTAVLGPSQAAAQLEGSKAFAKEIMLAAGVPTGRSETVTSVDGGMKAVADFGLPVAIKADGLAAGKGVVIAHSDAEAREALQSMLDDGVFGDAGRTVVVEEGLTGPEVSLLAISDGTAVARFPAARDYKPIGEGNTGPNTGGMGSVSPVPDIPDTLADQLVDEVHRPVIAEMARRGIPFSGVLYAGIMMTPGGPKVLEFNVRFGDPETQALLPRVGGELGEILLSAASGGLADQPVPMTPEASVAVVLAAANYPGDPRTGDVITGIDQAQATGAEVFQAGTALNAEGELVTGGGRVLAVQALGDTVEDARQAAYAAADLVHFDGMQMRRDIAAGMDT
- the rplI gene encoding 50S ribosomal protein L9 encodes the protein MMQAILIEDVKGLGHAGSVVNVARGYMRNYLEPRGLAESATPARIAEVQRTHEQRAAAREKKLAEDRELVDLLGRTILTLKAKAGGDGRLFGSITSGDVSDAIFEARDVRIDRRHITVDPPIRTTGTYEVPVDLGEAGVAEVKTIVSPLLDE